In Lentibacillus amyloliquefaciens, one DNA window encodes the following:
- a CDS encoding GNAT family N-acetyltransferase — translation MDHTKTYYSETRDTPNDSIIIEGPLPSSELKKYYFHEHLTAFRPAPKQFEAILSIADFTEGRIIVARTEDTIVGYVTYLHPDPLERWSKFNMEDLIELGAVEVIPAYRGAKIASGLLELSMMDDYMENYIVISTEYYWHWDLDETRLSVWDYRKVMEKMMAAGGLLPAPTDDPEIISHPANCLMVRIGKNVPEESIERFDKLRFLQRHQHRNMREGI, via the coding sequence ATGGACCACACAAAAACATATTATTCAGAAACACGTGATACACCAAATGATTCAATTATAATCGAAGGCCCGCTTCCCTCTTCAGAGCTGAAAAAATACTATTTCCATGAACATTTAACAGCATTCCGTCCTGCACCCAAACAATTTGAAGCAATTCTCAGTATTGCGGATTTCACAGAGGGCAGGATCATTGTGGCACGAACAGAAGACACCATAGTCGGATATGTGACTTATTTACATCCGGATCCGCTCGAGCGGTGGTCAAAATTCAACATGGAAGATCTGATAGAACTCGGAGCAGTTGAAGTTATTCCCGCCTATCGCGGCGCTAAAATTGCCTCAGGACTTCTGGAACTATCTATGATGGATGACTATATGGAAAACTATATTGTCATTTCCACTGAATATTATTGGCATTGGGACCTGGATGAAACCCGCTTAAGTGTATGGGATTACCGGAAAGTAATGGAAAAAATGATGGCTGCAGGCGGCCTTTTACCTGCACCAACTGACGACCCTGAAATTATCTCACATCCGGCTAATTGTCTGATGGTCCGAATCGGCAAAAATGTACCTGAAGAATCGATTGAACGTTTCGATAAACTACGCTTTTTGCAGCGGCATCAACACCGCAATATGAGGGAGGGAATATAA